From Mytilus galloprovincialis chromosome 9, xbMytGall1.hap1.1, whole genome shotgun sequence, the proteins below share one genomic window:
- the LOC143044586 gene encoding uncharacterized protein LOC143044586 yields MASVLRCAFLLFTTLAINCDCSNVCLSCTDLKEGEQCQHIATCHDNEVCFLEKYTTSQGETRYDVGCVDQQMCSVQDLQNTFGKRTSDHSRILCQRCCNNTYICNRDLTCVNPNNSSRQSCYSCSDVEPSACHTNVTCEANDACYVHYYRT; encoded by the exons ATGGCTAGTG ttttaaGATGTGCCTTCCTATTGTTTACAACGCTAGCAATTAACTGTG attgcTCCAACGTATGCCTTTCGTGTACAGATTTGAAAGAAGGTGAACAATGCCAACACATAGCTACCTGTCATGATAATGAG gTTTGTTTTCTTGAGAAGTATACAACATCACAAGGAGAAACACGCTATGATGTTGGATGTGTAGACCAACag aTGTGTTCTGTGCAGGACTTGCAAAATACTTTTGGGAAGAGAACAAGTGACCATAGTCGCATATTATGTCAACGATGTtgtaataatacatatatatgtaatagAGATCTAACATGTGTTAACCCGAATAATA GTTCAAGACAAAGCTGTTATTCCTGCTCTGATGTTGAGCCGTCAGCTTGCCATACTAATGTTACTTGTGAAGCAAATGAT